A genome region from Candidatus Eisenbacteria bacterium includes the following:
- a CDS encoding BON domain-containing protein, whose product MKISGTFTRGLMLGAGLMYLMDPSEGGRRRARVRDKGVRAWHRSSRVVGKAGRDLRNRARGRIADAASRLRSGGAPDTVIEERVRARLGRVVSHPGAVEVESIGGAVTLSGPILRSETQSLIAAVQSVPGVVDVENRLEEHETGEHVPALQGGMSRKGEGGPSWLPNRWPRAVQYFAGALGAVALVYGASRAFRDRRTSRDEDRIAPNYAYLR is encoded by the coding sequence ATGAAGATATCCGGAACGTTCACCCGAGGACTCATGCTCGGAGCGGGTCTCATGTACCTGATGGACCCGTCCGAAGGCGGACGGAGACGCGCTCGCGTGCGTGACAAGGGTGTGCGCGCATGGCATCGCTCGAGCCGCGTCGTCGGCAAGGCGGGGCGCGACCTCCGGAACCGCGCGCGCGGGCGGATCGCCGACGCCGCCTCCCGGCTGAGAAGCGGAGGCGCGCCCGACACGGTGATCGAGGAGCGGGTCCGCGCGAGGCTCGGCCGGGTCGTCTCCCATCCGGGCGCCGTCGAGGTGGAATCGATCGGCGGCGCGGTCACCCTCTCGGGGCCCATCCTGCGAAGCGAGACCCAGTCCCTGATCGCCGCCGTCCAGTCCGTGCCGGGAGTCGTGGACGTGGAGAATCGCCTCGAGGAGCACGAGACCGGGGAGCACGTCCCCGCGCTCCAGGGGGGGATGTCCCGCAAGGGCGAGGGCGGGCCCTCCTGGCTCCCCAACCGCTGGCCCCGGGCCGTCCAGTATTTCGCGGGCGCTCTCGGAGCGGTGGCGCTCGTGTACGGCGCGAGTCGTGCGTTCCGGGATCGGCGAACGAGCCGGGACGAGGATCGCATCGCTCCCAATTACGCGTACCTGCGTTGA
- a CDS encoding GAF domain-containing protein → MDTPTRPPAPPGGSRDSEQFADLPPLWQMERLQTVYRLTDDVSRARGLEEIYEAALRGLERALATERASILLFDDDGVMRFKAWHGLSDGYRRAVEGHSPWSRDAYNPQPVVVADTEEDESVRSYLELFRSEGIRALGFIPLLSRGRLIGKFMVYFGRPHPLDEEELRLAQTIARHVAFAVERRRDEERLALYREIFAHSSEAIAILDADGEYTEQNAAHRRLLGYEDEDLAGRTPAIHLGQVAFRDEMRVLGEDGIYRKDVVSISKSGQPLDLELSAFAVLDESGKPRCFVGVKRDIRARKRTEEALQFLAGASAALDRSLEYEETVRRLASLTVPRLADWAVLEVLDESGTLRPGAVVHRDPALDETVSRLFEVLSVPARAEGVRRVPSSPARRTRAAEILGDATASDPRTGPLLQRLGLVAALAVPLRARGRLLGLLTLVSSERLYEERDLALAEDFANRGSMALDNARLYREAQESDRRKEEFLAVLAHELRNPMTPLLTCLELMRTGEADPESLARWREIMERQVRNLTRLVDDLLDVSRITRGKIELQKEGVDLRSVVERAVEVVRPLMQSRSIQLEVSVGPGLSLEADPLRLEQILANLLHNAVKYTPEGGRVSVRGAREGRMVSVQVEDDGVGIDPDLLPRLFDLFMQGNRTSSGLGIGLTLVRTLVELHGGTVRASSGGPGKGSQFEVRLPMGEATDEAPAIVTRIAARPGVSRRVLVVDDNTDAALLLGEVLRMRGHDVHLAHDGASALALAAKIAPEIVLLDLGLPDLDGYEVAARLRNELGLKESLIVAVTGFGQEHHRARSAETGFSHHVVKPIDLDQLDRILERHASEAAARSRKVEEAPA, encoded by the coding sequence ATGGACACACCGACGCGCCCGCCGGCTCCTCCCGGCGGTTCTCGTGATTCCGAGCAGTTCGCCGACCTTCCTCCGCTCTGGCAGATGGAGCGGCTCCAGACCGTCTACCGCCTGACGGACGACGTGAGCCGCGCGCGCGGTCTCGAGGAGATCTACGAGGCCGCCCTCCGTGGGCTCGAGCGCGCGCTCGCGACCGAGCGCGCGTCCATCCTCCTCTTCGACGACGACGGCGTGATGCGCTTCAAGGCGTGGCACGGTCTCTCGGACGGATACCGCCGCGCGGTGGAGGGGCACTCCCCCTGGTCCCGCGACGCGTACAATCCGCAGCCGGTCGTCGTGGCGGACACGGAAGAGGACGAGTCGGTGCGGAGCTACCTGGAGCTCTTCCGGTCCGAGGGGATCCGCGCGCTCGGGTTCATCCCGCTCCTCTCGCGAGGGCGGCTCATCGGGAAGTTCATGGTGTACTTCGGACGGCCCCACCCGCTCGACGAGGAAGAGCTCCGGCTCGCGCAGACGATCGCGAGGCACGTAGCCTTTGCGGTGGAGCGCCGGCGCGACGAGGAACGACTCGCTCTCTACCGCGAGATCTTCGCCCACTCGAGCGAGGCGATCGCGATCCTCGACGCGGACGGGGAGTACACGGAGCAGAATGCGGCGCACCGGAGGCTCCTCGGGTACGAGGACGAGGATCTGGCGGGCCGCACGCCCGCGATCCACCTGGGACAGGTAGCGTTCCGCGACGAGATGCGCGTGCTCGGCGAGGACGGAATCTACCGGAAGGACGTGGTGTCGATCTCCAAGTCCGGGCAGCCGCTCGACCTCGAGCTCTCCGCATTCGCGGTCCTCGACGAGTCGGGGAAGCCGCGGTGCTTCGTCGGGGTCAAGCGCGACATTCGTGCCCGGAAGCGCACGGAGGAGGCCCTCCAGTTCCTCGCCGGCGCGAGCGCCGCGCTCGACCGCTCGCTCGAATACGAGGAGACGGTCCGGCGCCTCGCGTCGCTCACGGTGCCGCGGCTCGCCGACTGGGCGGTCCTCGAGGTGCTGGACGAGTCCGGCACGCTGCGCCCCGGCGCGGTGGTCCACCGCGATCCCGCGCTCGACGAGACGGTGTCACGCCTCTTCGAGGTGCTCTCGGTGCCGGCGCGCGCCGAAGGCGTGCGGCGTGTTCCTTCCTCCCCCGCGCGGCGCACGCGCGCCGCGGAGATCCTGGGCGACGCGACGGCGTCGGATCCGAGAACCGGACCGCTCCTCCAGCGACTCGGCCTCGTCGCGGCGCTCGCGGTGCCGCTGCGCGCACGGGGACGCCTGCTCGGGCTCCTGACCCTCGTCTCCTCGGAGCGTCTCTACGAGGAGCGCGACCTGGCGCTCGCCGAGGACTTCGCCAATCGAGGGTCCATGGCGCTCGACAACGCGAGGCTCTACCGCGAAGCGCAGGAGTCGGACCGCCGCAAGGAGGAGTTCCTGGCGGTGCTCGCGCACGAGCTGCGCAATCCGATGACGCCGCTCCTCACCTGTCTGGAGCTCATGCGCACCGGCGAGGCCGACCCGGAATCCCTCGCGCGCTGGCGGGAGATCATGGAACGCCAGGTGCGGAATCTCACCCGCCTCGTGGACGATCTCCTCGACGTGTCGCGCATCACGCGCGGGAAGATCGAGCTCCAGAAGGAGGGCGTCGATCTCCGGAGCGTGGTCGAACGCGCGGTCGAGGTCGTGCGACCCCTGATGCAGAGCCGGTCGATCCAGCTCGAGGTCTCGGTGGGACCGGGGCTCTCGCTCGAGGCGGATCCGCTCCGACTCGAGCAGATCCTCGCGAACCTCCTCCACAACGCGGTCAAGTACACGCCCGAGGGAGGGCGTGTGAGCGTTCGGGGGGCGCGCGAAGGCCGGATGGTCTCGGTCCAGGTCGAGGACGACGGTGTCGGCATCGATCCGGACCTCCTGCCCCGCCTCTTCGACCTCTTCATGCAGGGAAACCGCACCTCCAGCGGGCTCGGGATCGGGCTCACGCTCGTGCGGACGCTCGTGGAGCTGCACGGCGGGACGGTGCGGGCCTCGAGCGGAGGTCCGGGGAAGGGGAGCCAGTTCGAGGTGCGCTTGCCGATGGGGGAGGCGACGGACGAAGCGCCGGCGATCGTCACGAGGATCGCCGCGCGGCCGGGCGTTTCACGCCGTGTCCTGGTCGTGGACGACAATACGGACGCCGCGCTCCTGCTGGGCGAGGTCCTCCGGATGCGAGGCCACGACGTGCACCTCGCGCACGACGGCGCCTCGGCCCTCGCGCTCGCCGCGAAGATCGCTCCCGAGATCGTGCTCCTGGATCTCGGCCTCCCGGACCTGGACGGCTACGAAGTGGCCGCGCGGCTCCGGAACGAGCTCGGACTCAAGGAGAGCCTGATCGTCGCGGTCACGGGATTCGGACAGGAGCACCATCGCGCGCGTAGCGCGGAGACGGGTTTCTCCCACCACGTCGTGAAGCCGATCGACCTCGACCAGCTGGACCGCATCCTCGAGCGGCACGCGAGCGAGGCGGCCGCGCGCTCCCGGAAGGTGGAGGAGGCGCCGGCCTAG